The proteins below come from a single Candidatus Planktophila dulcis genomic window:
- a CDS encoding CCA tRNA nucleotidyltransferase: MSAEKVNLGAAGELAIRSLIERAPLASSLAAEFKREGFRLALVGGPVRDAILGRLGNDLDFTTDAHPHQTKKILNSWADNTWDTGILFGTVAGKRGDTTVEVTTYRTEKYEEESRNPDVEFGDTIEGDLSRRDFTVNSMALELTGAKPEFIDPFDGLGDLGKGILRTPASATQSFTDDPLRMMRAARFASQLNFDIHDDVLTAMSSMASRISIISAERVREEFTKLLMSAHPRVGITILVDTGIAELVLPEIPKLRLEIDEHHHHKDVYEHSITVLEQAIAQEDRLGGPNLVIRLAALLHDIGKPKTRNLIVGGGVSFHHHEVVGARLSKNRMKALRFDNETIDAVETLVALHLRFHGYGDGEWTDSAVRRYVRDAGDLLTHLHVLTRADCTTRNAKKADRLARTYDGLEARIAKLSEEEELSKIRPDLDGAQVMSLLGIKPSADVGKALDFLMELRMEHGPLGEERATQELLQWWKARRHP; the protein is encoded by the coding sequence GTGAGCGCTGAGAAGGTTAATTTAGGAGCAGCGGGCGAATTAGCTATTCGCTCCCTGATCGAACGCGCTCCCCTTGCCAGCTCACTCGCTGCAGAATTTAAGAGAGAGGGATTTCGCCTTGCTCTCGTTGGCGGACCAGTGCGCGATGCAATTCTTGGTCGCCTCGGAAATGATTTAGATTTCACAACTGATGCGCATCCGCATCAGACAAAGAAGATTCTTAACTCCTGGGCAGATAACACCTGGGATACAGGAATTCTCTTTGGAACTGTTGCGGGTAAACGTGGTGACACAACTGTTGAAGTAACAACATATCGCACAGAAAAGTATGAAGAAGAATCTCGTAACCCTGATGTTGAATTCGGCGACACCATCGAAGGTGATCTCTCACGCCGTGACTTCACCGTTAACTCCATGGCACTTGAACTTACTGGTGCAAAACCAGAATTTATCGATCCATTCGATGGACTTGGTGATTTAGGTAAAGGAATCTTGCGCACACCAGCAAGTGCAACACAATCATTTACCGATGATCCACTTCGCATGATGCGTGCTGCTCGTTTTGCAAGTCAACTTAACTTTGACATCCATGATGATGTTCTTACGGCGATGAGCTCTATGGCATCTCGCATCTCTATCATCTCAGCAGAGCGCGTCCGTGAAGAGTTCACAAAGTTACTAATGTCAGCTCATCCTCGTGTTGGTATTACTATTTTGGTGGACACAGGAATTGCTGAACTTGTCCTGCCTGAAATTCCAAAGCTACGTCTTGAAATTGATGAACATCATCACCATAAAGATGTCTATGAGCACTCCATTACTGTCCTTGAGCAAGCGATCGCGCAAGAAGACCGTTTAGGTGGACCCAACCTTGTTATTCGTCTTGCCGCACTTTTACATGACATTGGAAAACCAAAGACTCGTAATTTAATTGTTGGTGGTGGGGTTTCCTTCCATCATCACGAAGTCGTTGGTGCGCGCCTATCTAAGAACCGCATGAAGGCGCTGCGCTTTGATAATGAGACTATCGATGCCGTTGAAACCCTTGTCGCACTTCACCTTCGCTTCCATGGTTACGGAGATGGTGAATGGACCGACTCTGCTGTGCGCAGATATGTGCGCGATGCTGGTGATTTACTCACACATCTTCATGTTCTCACCCGCGCCGATTGCACAACCCGCAATGCAAAGAAGGCAGATCGTCTTGCACGCACTTATGACGGATTAGAGGCGCGCATTGCAAAACTTTCAGAGGAAGAAGAACTCTCAAAGATTCGCCCAGATCTCGATGGCGCGCAAGTAATGTCACTTCTTGGCATCAAGCCATCTGCCGATGTTGGTAAAGCACTTGATTTCCTTATGGAACTTCGCATGGAACACGGACCGCTCGGTGAAGAACGTGCAACGCAAGAGCTACTGCAATGGTGGAAAGCTAGGCGACACCCTTAA
- a CDS encoding NUDIX hydrolase — protein sequence MTPAPGAGSEGTKKKRRRKRPANRSPQSQDLASSTNPGSQTPKPAPKSSKAKAPYAKRVDEVSAGGLVVDTTGKLGLLIGRRDQKDVSGKRILWSLPKGHIEEGESPEQAALREVQEETGIESVIEKSLGVIDFWFMAGGKRIHKTVHHYLFRESGGLLAPQETEVDEVAWFPLAEIVERLAYPDEKKLIARTNASQELSAI from the coding sequence ATGACCCCGGCACCTGGTGCGGGCAGCGAAGGTACGAAAAAGAAACGCAGGCGTAAACGCCCAGCTAATCGCTCTCCGCAATCTCAAGATTTAGCGAGCTCTACCAACCCTGGTTCACAGACCCCAAAACCCGCACCGAAAAGTTCCAAGGCTAAGGCGCCCTATGCAAAGCGGGTTGATGAAGTCAGCGCAGGCGGACTCGTCGTCGACACAACGGGAAAACTCGGATTACTGATCGGCCGTCGCGATCAAAAGGATGTATCGGGCAAAAGAATTCTCTGGTCACTACCTAAGGGCCATATCGAAGAAGGTGAATCACCAGAGCAAGCAGCACTTCGCGAAGTGCAAGAAGAGACCGGCATTGAATCTGTTATTGAAAAATCCCTTGGTGTTATCGATTTCTGGTTTATGGCAGGCGGTAAGAGAATTCATAAAACTGTTCATCACTATCTCTTTCGTGAGAGTGGAGGTCTTCTTGCACCGCAAGAGACTGAAGTCGATGAGGTTGCATGGTTTCCGCTTGCAGAAATTGTTGAGCGTCTTGCCTATCCCGATGAGAAGAAGCTGATTGCACGTACCAATGCATCACAAGAGTTGAGTGCAATATGA
- a CDS encoding DUF6049 family protein — protein MRKLLISLFALSFLAMPSAQAETPVIRIVDKAHTNFDGTFRNNELAVTLLPNGKLGKLIYGQTSTRRTFVIDAALIDEIQNMADGYSFSGKEDPAGAQTARTWLSRLRSVIAYNDVVALPYGNPDEKLAKSLAPSELKFYSLYAQTQLQEALKRPVSAQNGWGAGAARVGNEIIYNYTQSRRMLTGLSTIIESDEIFQARARLAIVLNPLLTRDDRAYFSYNLTTAVEKLSNRLKVIPGRYQITSQTAKLPITLVNNFDTASVVSVSLIPMNSRMQVENINNITIAAKSRQQILVPVDVIAPGSTLVLAQLMNSKGQLVGQVSKLNLTATIIDSRVAWFTTGAAVLLFLGAVTQSVRRVRRSRK, from the coding sequence ATGAGAAAACTTCTGATTTCACTCTTTGCGCTTTCATTCTTAGCAATGCCGAGTGCCCAGGCAGAGACACCTGTTATCCGCATCGTGGATAAGGCACATACAAATTTTGATGGGACTTTTCGTAATAATGAGTTAGCTGTCACTCTCTTACCTAATGGCAAGCTTGGCAAATTAATCTATGGGCAAACATCAACTAGGCGCACATTTGTCATTGATGCCGCACTCATCGATGAAATCCAAAATATGGCTGATGGTTATTCATTTTCTGGCAAGGAAGATCCGGCAGGTGCACAAACTGCTCGTACGTGGCTCTCTCGTTTAAGAAGCGTTATTGCATATAACGATGTCGTTGCACTTCCTTATGGAAACCCTGATGAAAAATTAGCGAAATCACTTGCACCCAGTGAATTGAAGTTCTATTCACTCTATGCACAGACCCAGTTGCAAGAGGCGCTAAAGCGCCCCGTGAGCGCTCAAAATGGTTGGGGTGCAGGCGCTGCGCGCGTTGGAAATGAAATCATTTATAACTACACACAGAGCAGGCGCATGCTGACTGGTCTTTCAACCATTATTGAATCAGATGAGATTTTCCAAGCACGCGCTCGTCTAGCAATTGTCTTAAACCCACTTTTGACTCGCGATGATCGCGCATACTTTAGTTATAACCTCACAACAGCTGTTGAGAAGTTATCTAATCGCCTGAAAGTGATTCCTGGTCGCTACCAAATCACATCACAGACTGCGAAGCTTCCTATTACTTTGGTCAATAACTTTGATACCGCATCTGTTGTGAGCGTCTCGCTCATTCCGATGAATTCACGTATGCAGGTTGAGAACATCAATAACATCACAATTGCTGCTAAATCTCGCCAACAGATTCTTGTACCGGTCGATGTAATTGCACCAGGCTCCACTCTTGTTCTTGCCCAGTTAATGAATTCAAAGGGACAGCTTGTTGGCCAAGTCTCTAAGTTAAATCTGACTGCAACGATTATTGATTCGCGTGTTGCGTGGTTTACAACAGGTGCAGCAGTTCTACTCTTCTTAGGTGCTGTAACACAATCTGTGCGCCGTGTGAGGAGGTCTCGTAAATGA